The Polyodon spathula isolate WHYD16114869_AA chromosome 45, ASM1765450v1, whole genome shotgun sequence region CAACCCGTCCCGAAAGGGCCCCAGCTGGGATCCGAGAATAAGGGAGACAGAGGGAGACTCTCATCGGCACCTCTCTGTCTGCCCCAAGCGGGGGGAAAGGAGCCCCGTTTCACCAAAGCGGTCCATGGCATGGAAGTTGCAAGGGCAAGTATAGTTTCTTCATTTAACAGATTGTCCAAAGTGTTAAATGCGTGGTAATACTATAGTTAAACCACAGTGTAATGCATTGACCGTTGTGCAGGTCTGCATGCAAACATAACGAGCGTAtatagctacacacacacacacacacacacacacacacacacacacacacacacacacacacgtagctTACAAATGTGTCCGGGATACAGACCCATTTTACAAACACAGACCTACCTCTACCGAGACATGTAATCAAACCCAGTTTAAAACGGCTTGCTTTTAAGCAAAATCTTCAGGTGAGCGTAACACAAGCAGGTTTAAGCTtaatccaattgaaaatctgaAGCGACTGCCGTAATTCTGAGAGATCGCAGGTGAGGAAATCGCACTGCTAATAAATCATTTGGTTTGTTTTAGCTTGTGAAGGATGGCGATACCAGAGGTGATGGTGAACAAAGTCCAGTCCCTGCCTCTTCAGCTTTGACAAGTAATGCATTAATATTGGATAAGTCAGGTCAGAGCAGAGCTAAATATCGGTCTACAGATAGGAAGGACTACTaacactgtacatatttatttttattatatttaataaatatattcatagGACAGTCATGTTAGATTTTGGGATGGCACATTTTTCGTTAGGTTTATGGgaaactgcaaagcggtgtgtaattcagtatgtctAAGTAACTCAACAGGTTTCAGTTCGACTTTGTGAAGCtgcatttgttaattctatagggtgatgtaaaacttctGCTCATAGCTGTAGAGTTAGGTGGGGGTGTTGAACCCAGTTCATATGTTCCACACAAACTCATTTATTAATATAGGTTTTTGATTTGTCTGATGTTAAAGGTTTATCTAATGTAACAAAcgttacaatatattataatcCTCGTGTTTTAGCCCCACATGCATGCCTTTTGCAAGCTGCGTCAGTCTGTTGCAGGACACAGAGGAATTCATATTGCAAAGGTGCAGCAGATATCAAGAGTATTTCAAACAAGGCTTGATGTGCGATTTTAAATACTACTGGATTAATACACAATATGGCTTTATAAAGTGTGATTTCTGCAGAAATTCAAGTAACAGCACTTCATATGCAATTTGAAATGACAAACCCAACAGTCCTGTCTCCTTTTCTTCAGTGAGAACGGATCAGCCTCGCTCACAGGGAGTTTCTGAGATGGAAGCAGCTCACGTCAGCCCAGAGCTTCCTATTCGATGGGTTGTTTCTGCAGACAGGACTGTTGAGATCAAGGAGGAAGTGACTGAGCTGGGGTGCGACCAGGCCAATGAGCGGATCCTGCAGGAGGAAACACCACCTTCTAGCATCACTGAGAGAGGTGAGGGAAACTGGAATGCACATCTATAGAGGGGATGGGCTTTATTGAAAGAGGGGAAGAGAGCCTGTGGAATTACATTAGGGATTAGGGATAGGGATATTTTAGTTTTTGGCATCTTCACTGTACACCAGaagctgtccagtttgtttacattccccatcAGTAATTTCCCCGGCATTTTTGGAACGTGCTTGTGGCAACACCCTGTCACTCTGTGATACGATTGATTACTTCATTTCCACGGAAACGGCATTTCATTCTCTAGAGTAGTTTAAACAGGAACTGTTGTACTCAGACTAACCTGCCATTGCGGGAGCAAGCGTTCATGTAAATATCCTGGGACGTGTTTTGTAGAAACGACACACTGTGACAGCGGACGCTTTGGTGCGGTTGTTCTGTTTTGAAGAGTTTCTGTGCGCAGCGTTTGTTTCAAACTGTGTATTTGTTCCAGCGATTGTGTTTGAGTAATGAAGTGTGCAAGGGCTCTGAACTTGCAGTTCTCTGTTTGCTGTTTCTGCCGCTGGCCAGCCTTCTCCCCACAGCACTTTACCAGCGTTCTATTCTAAACACTACCAGACCGTGTGCACTGCAGCTCTATTCAAGCTTTATCAGGCTTTCCTTAGCTAATTATTGATTTAAGGAGTGCATGGTAAACGCCGGTACCTCTTGCATTAGATGCCATGTTGCAATGTGCACAGCAGGTTAGAATGCAAAATTgaataaaatctgttttatggTCATTCGGGacaacattgaaaaacaaaaaataaattgaatactGTTCTGCTTTTCAGGTGCTGAGGCGACATTTGTAAATCTTGGTAGGAGACAAGAATCAGAAACGGCATCTTCTCACATTAAAGAGGAGACCCCAGAACTGGAACCTGTCCCCATTAAAGAGGAGACCCCAGAACTGGAACCCGTCcccattaaagaggagagtcctgcGCTAGAATCAGCAGAATGGGAACACCTTTCAggtaaaaatacaaaagaaagattGAAACGGCAGGGTGTATTGTTCTATTGCTGTAACTCCAGCACAGAAACAAAGGATGGTTTCCATTCATCGTAGCACTGGAACTGATCCGCAttgaagaggagagtcctgtactggaATCATGTCTCCATCATTTTCACAAAACGAAAACTTTCAGAGTTCTTATCAAAATCCCGCCTCTCACTCGTGAAACTCTTCTCTGCTCTCAGGTCTGAGGCAGTCTTCTATGCGGACTTGTTTCGTTTTTCATTAATAATAGCGCTGGGAGAAATGTGGAATTGCCATATTCAGAAATCCTTCAAGATTAAGAGATTCCGTCTTTTGAATATTCGTTAGTTTTGCAAAAGCATTCTCCAAGCCGCTGTGTTGTACGCTGTCTTTTTGAAGTTGTAAAAGTCACCAGAAGTATGACTAGGTTGTGACAGCCTTCTCTACCCACTGAATTAATAACAAAACGCAGAGCGCCGTGGCGTGGTTCTAGCGTGTGCGTGAACACGCTTCCCCCGTGACGTGTTGCCCCTGAGTTTTGTTTTCAGGGGATCGCTGCTGGAGATTGGTCCTTAACCAGCTGGTGGGCGTGTCCCAGGGGAGCTCCCAGACACACCTCTCTGCTTGGAGACACTATTCTGTAAATATGTGGTCATCAGAGGTCACTAGGGGTTGTTCGTGGTTATGAGGGGGAATCCTGCAGAACAGTGAATGtaataaatgctgtataataaccTTTGCCTCTTTCTTTGTTTAGCTTGTAATGTCGATGAAGGAGGGCAGGACCCCACTGCATCACCCTACTGCAAAAACCCTTCCAGTGGCAAACCGCAGAgcaagaaacacagagagacGACACCCCGAGAAGAGAATGTAAAACACTGGAGAGTCCAGATTCCTTCTGTAGGAGTGTCGTTTGTTCTGGAGAGTACAGAGACTGCAGATTCTGCATGTGTGAACAATTCTGAAACCCAGGGCAGCTTGAAGACCTTGTCTTGTTCTACTGAAGATGGGAAGAGTTCCCGGCGATTAGGCTGTCCTAAAACTCGCAAGGGAAAGCAGACAGGAGGGACTGCATTTccctgtgctgactgtgggaagagtttcagtgaGTTATcaaaccttaaaagacaccagcgtgttcacacaggagagaaaccacaccaCTGTAAGGATTGTGGGAAAAGGTTCTCTCGATCAGAGTATCTTAAAGCACACCAGcatgttcacacaggagagaaaccacaccgCTGTAGtgattgtgggaagagcttcactCTGTTAGGAAATCTTACAAAACACCAACGAACTCACACAAGAGAGAAACCACACCGCTGTAAGGAATGTGGGAAAAGGTTCTCTCAATCAGAATATCTTAAAGCACACCAGCAAACTCACACAAGAGAGAAACCACACTGCTGTAAGGATTGTGGGAAGAGCTTCTCTCGATCAGTATATCTTAAAGCACACCAACTAATTCACATTAGAGAGAAACTACACCGCTGTAGTTATTGTGGGAGAAGTTTCACTCAGCTAGGAAGTCTTAAAACACACCAACTAATTCACATTGGAGAGAAACCACACCGCTGTAGTGATTGTGGGAGAAGTTTCACTCAGCTAGGAAGTCTTAAAACACACCAactaattcacacaggagagaaaccacaccgCTGTAGTGATTGTGGGAAGTGTTTCACTCAGCTAGGAAATCTTACAAAACACCaacgaactcacacaggagagaaaccacaccgCTGCAGTGAATGTGGGAGAAGCTTCGCTCGAATAGACAATCTTAAAATGCACCAACTccttcacacaggagagaaaccacaccaCTGCAGtgattgtgggaagagcttcagtgaATTAAGAAGacttaaaaaacacagtttaattcACACAGCAGTGAAACCCTGGAGGCTGAATGTTCAGAACATTTTCATCTGGTGAGACACCTTCAAAAGCAGGACATTCTCACAAGACAAAAACCCTGCCGCTCAAGAAATTAATGTCATTAAAAAAcgaataaaactttaaaaaaaaaaaacccattcctTCACAAAGACAAGATGATGAGTCTGATCCGAGCTTCAAACAAAACAGGCACTTTTCACACATTCCCAAGAGGGAGACACTCTCGCTGGTAAGAGAGAGGCGCGCCGGGATGTTTATGTTGTGGGAGATGTTGCTTTCCGATATCCCCCATTAATTAAACAATCTATTGATGAGGATACATGGGTCGTTATTGGACTTAACTCCTGTATAtattgaggctgtgtggtccagtggttaaagaaacaggcttggaaccaggaggtccctggttcaaatcccagctcagcccctgactccctgtgtgggaccccgagcgagtcactgaacccccttgggctgcgtctttggggtgagactgAAGGAACCAAATAGGATCAACCAACAgacatttgggtgcggttttacaatgtttagtgaggaatttgtgaaaggaggggggaagggcagaatgtttcagtacaccattaggttgggtcagatgtccaggggcagtgggggggtGGTAGAAGAAGGACAATGCCTGCTTGCTAGATCgtaaattccaggctgaagtgaacataacaaccgcaacggagggggcaatcatgccgcacagctatcctctattggttgagtatatgagtttagggggtagggatggatgaattgtctgctgtgtgccgaatcctgataggagcagggaattttatgtagaaactatataacccatgtatgtgctttaccccagCAGAATACACTAGtaactgatgaagtgactgttattctccggagcgctctgtattttgatgaccactgcagtaaacctttgatgcaacgatcgatGTGATTGATTGTGTCTGAACATCtatgcacttcattttgcgacccaaCAAGAcattgttgtaagagactctgcagctgatgcacggctcacacaccctagccttgtaaagtgctttgtgatggtgctccgcgatgaaaggcgctatatacaaatattaaacattaattcCCTTTGTTTTAATCTAGGCGCTGGTCACTGAACTAAAAAATATGccctttatttcttaaaaaaacaataatgtgtaTATGGTTTGGCTAAGCCACATGTGCTGTCTGTTAGTAATGAAAGCTGTGCATCTTTCACAGAGGAGGGTGTATTTTGAAGTTCCATACGGGTCACTGAAAATCCACCTTTTTCTGTCTGCACTGACACAGCAACTACACTCCTCGTCGATTACTAAACGCTCTTACATTAAAACCAGAAGGAAAAGACTGTCGCATCGCTGCAAAGGCAGGGCTGCGGCTTGGCTTCTTCACGGCTAAACTCCTGGAGCAAAGTGCAAACGCTGGGCTTCTCTTTGCATCCCTCCAGGCTGGACCGCGGCGCAGGGACCATCGCGGGATTGGTATTCTTCTGTATCCTTCATCAGACTGCTTTATTTCTTCAAGAGACTTTTGCACATCCCTCCAAGGCATAAAGGAGTGATATTTGTTGTCTAAATACAGTTTGTATAGATCTTACAGGTATTGATTTAGTTATCTCTGAAGTATCTGGTAGTTTTTCCCAAAGTATTTCGCTtctgaataaactttttttttgtctagtaTTCTTTTACTTtgttaaacagaacaaacaagcaTTTAATGGAAACCAAGTTGTAAAAGATACTGTCACATTCAGCCATTCTGATACTTCAAGTAAAACTGTGTTTGCAACCAACCAGTTAAACCCCAGACATGCATCATAATTCATGCATTTCCATCACAGTAACTTAAAATCAAGTGAAAACGTGTgaatgcagcattttaaaatgtggattATGAAACATAATTTGCTTCAGCAGTTTGTTGTATTGCAAACTTGTAAAATGCATTCATCCCAAGATATTATGCATTACTGTAAGAGGGCCATTTTGTCAATGCTATGATGGGCTGAACACGTTTTGATTTGGTAATACGTGTGAAAAATGCATGAGAGAAAAGGCAGCACGTGTTAGAAAGTGGCTTCAGAGGGACTTTGGATTTCAAAATTACTGTTATACCCCTAACCTCTTGCTGTTGGGAGACTACAAATGAGAATCTTATATGAATTGAAGAGCCCAGCTTCATTTGAGAGGTAGAGTGTGTTCAAGGAAACACGTTTCTAATGCAGTTATATTCAATAAATGATAAACCGCTTTATATGAAAGCCACTGCCTCGATTGTTTCAATGGCATTCAGCTGGCATTATCAATTTAAAAGTTTCAATGGCGTTATCTTACATAAACTAGTAGAACCACAAATTGCTTATCtgccaacaacaaaaaagtaagtcattatgtaaacagtatttagaacatatttttaaaaccggATATGAAAATTTGAATTGGACAACTTAGTTTCTAATGTAATTATATTCAATAAACATACAAGATAAAATAAGCAAAGCAAAGCTTTCTCTATTGAAACGGAGCGTCCCTAGCAGTGGGCGTGGTTAAACCCAACTCGCGACACTGATTGGATGCTCGCCCCGTCGAGGGGATGGAAGGGGCGGGTTTTGAAACTGGAGTCCAGTGTCCGCCATTTTGGCTCCGGCTGCGCTGTGTTTCAGTTCGCTTTGTCCCGTCGCGGATCCGCAATGGCGCCAGTTTCACCTCAATTATTatcactgttgtttttatttcaaagctgctgCTGGCGTGCGGGTGTCGttgcgttttttgtttgttttctaaaaaaaaaaaaaaaaaaaaaaaatctgaatgttttTAGTTAAGGTGACGGTTTAGATGTGAGATCGACtaaagaaagcagcagcagctcgcCCCGCTTGCAGAGAGAGAGCCAGCGAGCGAGAGAGGTAAACAAAGCGTCTGCTGATTTTAATGCACCTTGATTTCCAGTCAGCGCAGCACAAGTTCATCACACACCTTTTAATTTGCATTGCGTTTACCTCGACAGCAGGAGAGCGTTTTGAAAGCAGCCTGTTGATAATATTATTGCACATTCGCATTGCTTCTCAACAGCCAGGGCtagagggaggaggggggcaaCACAATTAATTATACAGCTTCAACCCCTCCGACTAGAAATTCTGTGCCTCCCAGAGGCTAAAGGGTTACCTgccattttttttggtttcttggGTTTGTCAAGCAGTGCAGCTGCTCGCCTCGGTCTCGTTATTGACGCTGCCCTGCTACAGTTGCAAGTTTATTTGACTATGTGAATATCGGAGCAGCTGAAAACCTCATTGCCACACGCCCAGGGCAAGCGCCCATTCCGCACCCAGGCAGTGTTCCCAGACCAGTACCAGAGGATACTGCAAACAGAGAAATAACCTGCACACGCCGTGCCTTCTTCAAATGCTGCTCCCCGTTTAGGCAAAATCTGCAGGGCTGCAGCGAAGGGCTTGTAAAggactttgtgatggtgctctaactgtgaaaggcgctatataaagattattattattattatatgcacgCCTTTTGCAAGTTGTGTCAGCCTGTTGCAGTACACAGAGGAGTCCATGTCAGATGTCAAGAGCAATTTCAAATAAAgcttgatgtgtgattttaaatGCTATTGGATTAATGCATCATATAGTTTACTGAAGAGCAAGTTCTGtgcaaattcaaataaaagcactttctcTGCAGTCTGAAATGACAAAGTCTTGCCTCCTTTTCTTCAGTGAGAACGGATCAGCCTCACTCACAGGGAGCTTCTGAGATGGAAGCAGCTCACATCAGCCCAGAGCTTCCTATTCGATGGGTTGTTTCTGCAGACAGGACTGTTGAGATCAAGGAGGAAGTGACTGAGCTGGGGTGCGACCAGGCCAACGAGCGGATCCTGCAGGAGGAAACGCCACCTTCTAGCGTCGCTGAGAGAGGTGAGGGAAACTGGAATGCTGGGAATAGAagattacagtatattaaagggttatttatttctgtgttaaggGTGCTGTGAGAAATGAACCTGCCTGAAAGGAACCTGTCAGTATAATCAGGTGGCAAACAAACTTGCAATGAAAATGTGCCGTCTGTAAACCAGGCTGAACGTGtgtaaaattaaaatttaaaaaaatcagcaatGAGTGTTTCTAAAGTACAGGAACTGTTTTGCAGTGGTGGCAGGGTACAATGACTACAACTTAGAgtttaaaatcatattaatattttctttttagacaATAAACCAAGCAAGTTTATGGGCACAGTAACCCTCGACAGCATGTGTAGTGAGACGTGTCCCACTGAGTTTATTAAAGatggttttaaaataagttttcctCATTGACAGCCATTATTTAAAATGAGGTTcacattaacaggagtgatattaagcgGGTTTGACTGTATTCTCATCAGAGTTCACTCTTGGAGTTGGTCATGGTTATGAGGGGAAGCCTTGCAGAAGAGTGAATGTGTAAGGATGCTTTACAATACCCtttgtctctctttctttgtttatcTTGTAATGTAGATGAAGGAGGGCAGGACCCCACTGCATCACCCCACTGCAAAAACCCTTCCAGTGGTAAACCGCAGAgcaagaaacacagagagacGACACCCCGAGAAGAGAATGTAAAACACTGGAGAGTCCAGATTCCTTCTGTAGGAGTGTCGTTTGTTCTGGAGAGTACAGAGACTGCAGATTCTGCGTGTGTGAACAATTCTGAAACCCAGGGCAGCTTGAAGACCTTGTCTTGTTCTACTGAAGATGGGAAGAGTTCCCGGCGATTAGGCGCTCCTAAAACTCGCAAGGGAAATCACACAAGAGGGACTCCATTTCTCTGTactgattgtgggaagagtttcagtcaaaCATGGAGCCTTAAAACACACCAACTAATTCACACAAGAAGGAAACCACACCAGTGTGATGATTGTGGGAAGCGCTTCACTCTGTTAGGGAAtcttacaaaacacaaacaaatacacacaggtgAGAAACCACACCACTGCAATGACTGTGGGAGAAGCTTCACTCAGTTAGTAAGTCTGACGAGACACCAACTAATTCACACCGGGGACAAACCACACCACTGCAGTGATTGTGGGAAGTGTTTCACTCTGTTAGGAAATCTTACAAAACACCAACGAATCCACACAGGCGAGAAACCACACCGCTGCAGTGAATGTGGGAGAAGCTTCATCCGAATAGACAGCCTTAaagcacaccagcgaactcacactggagagaaaccacacCACTGCAGTGATTGTGGGAAGTGCTTCAGTCTACTAGGAAATCTTAGAAAACACCAGCTAATTCACACAGGCGAGAAACCACACCGCTGCAATGAATGTGGGAGAAGCTTCACTCTGTTTGGGAATCTTACGAAACACCAGCTCAATACACACAGGACAGAAACCACCTCGCTTTAATGAATGTGGCAAACGTTTCGCTGAATCAGGAAGTCTTAGAAAGCAGCAGcgtgttcacacaggagagaaaccacaccaCTGTAGTGAATGTGAGATGAGGTTCTCTCGATCAGACCGTCTTAAAcatcaccagcgaattcacacaggagagaaaccgcacCGGTGTGACGACTGTGGGAAGCGCTTCACTCAATTAGGAAGTCTTAAAAGACACCAactaattcacacaggagagaaaacaTAACTGCTGACTGTCAGGAAAGGTTTCCTTAAAAACCAGGAAATTCTCACAAGACAAAAAACCCTGTGTTTACACTTTGAAACAGACCAGAGGATAGCATTAAGGTTGAGAACTTCAGAGCTTCAAACGAAAGGCACTTTAAGGGAGGGAGGTGCTATTTcacactgttggaaaacatggattgcgaattgattagcagtttgctacgcatgtggactggcagagctatactattgttcttttctgaaaagagactaatattgcagatagcagactgtttggttcaaattgcatatGGTGTggacaatgctgtggaccagaaggggccaggctctaagacatTTTGAAAGCAAACCTTAAAgtggctaaaaggctcccagggactagcgttggacccagaggttatCAGGGAGAATAAGAaataatgccactggactcaaagggtctcaagcgaaacggagagatatgaacaaggaagatgacaaaaactagatgtatgcaCCTTTTGGGGCGCCAGGGGTTTGgcgaatgcactgagttcagaggttgtcacacaagactacactcacagacacacacaataaattaaatatatggtaacagaataatgtgttggaCCTTTGCtgttggttaagtgtcagagaaagaggacgTGGACCATCTATatagaagggtatttaatgtcatgcaaacattgtaagaATGAGTAAtctgtcctgtacctgggaccagactccctgcatatttcaataaacctgacaactgattgaagaaaaggacatttttttcaATCTACTTACTCACCCTCCTATTTTTAATTTACATCACTCCCCCTCGCTGGTAAGAGAGAGACGGCGGGGATGTTTATCTCGTGGGAGATGTTGCTTTCCGA contains the following coding sequences:
- the LOC121305930 gene encoding zinc finger protein 239-like isoform X2; its protein translation is MAQRCAVQSCGNSHSTGHSLHAFPREPSTRLLWVKFVQAKRADFQGVARCPVICGAHFSPDSFINDLKFSMGFSKTRRLERGAVPTIQPVPKGPQLGSENKGDRGRLSSAPLCLPQAGGKEPRFTKAVHGMEVARLVKDGDTRGDGEQSPVPASSALTMRTDQPRSQGVSEMEAAHVSPELPIRWVVSADRTVEIKEEVTELGCDQANERILQEETPPSSITERGAEATFVNLGRRQESETASSHIKEETPELEPVPIKEETPELEPVPIKEESPALESAEWEHLSACNVDEGGQDPTASPYCKNPSSGKPQSKKHRETTPREENVKHWRVQIPSVGVSFVLESTETADSACVNNSETQGSLKTLSCSTEDGKSSRRLGCPKTRKGKQTGGTAFPCADCGKSFSELSNLKRHQRVHTGEKPHHCKDCGKRFSRSEYLKAHQHVHTGEKPHRCSDCGKSFTLLGNLTKHQRTHTREKPHRCKECGKRFSQSEYLKAHQQTHTREKPHCCKDCGKSFSRSVYLKAHQLIHIGEKPHRCSDCGRSFTQLGSLKTHQLIHTGEKPHRCSDCGKCFTQLGNLTKHQRTHTGEKPHRCSECGRSFARIDNLKMHQLLHTGEKPHHCSDCGKSFSELRRLKKHSLIHTAVKPWRLNVQNIFIW
- the LOC121305961 gene encoding zinc finger protein 79-like — translated: MEAAHISPELPIRWVVSADRTVEIKEEVTELGCDQANERILQEETPPSSVAERDEGGQDPTASPHCKNPSSGKPQSKKHRETTPREENVKHWRVQIPSVGVSFVLESTETADSACVNNSETQGSLKTLSCSTEDGKSSRRLGAPKTRKGNHTRGTPFLCTDCGKSFSQTWSLKTHQLIHTRRKPHQCDDCGKRFTLLGNLTKHKQIHTGEKPHHCNDCGRSFTQLVSLTRHQLIHTGDKPHHCSDCGKCFTLLGNLTKHQRIHTGEKPHRCSECGRSFIRIDSLKAHQRTHTGEKPHHCSDCGKCFSLLGNLRKHQLIHTGEKPHRCNECGRSFTLFGNLTKHQLNTHRTETTSL
- the LOC121305930 gene encoding zinc finger protein 436-like isoform X1 — its product is MAQRCAVQSCGNSHSTGHSLHAFPREPSTRLLWVKFVQAKRADFQGVARCPVICGAHFSPDSFINDLKFSMGFSKTRRLERGAVPTIQPVPKGPQLGSENKGDRGRLSSAPLCLPQAGGKEPRFTKAVHGMEVARLVKDGDTRGDGEQSPVPASSALTMRTDQPRSQGVSEMEAAHVSPELPIRWVVSADRTVEIKEEVTELGCDQANERILQEETPPSSITERGAEATFVNLGRRQESETASSHIKEETPELEPVPIKEETPELEPVPIKEESPALESAEWEHLSACNVDEGGQDPTASPYCKNPSSGKPQSKKHRETTPREENVKHWRVQIPSVGVSFVLESTETADSACVNNSETQGSLKTLSCSTEDGKSSRRLGCPKTRKGKQTGGTAFPCADCGKSFSELSNLKRHQRVHTGEKPHHCKDCGKRFSRSEYLKAHQHVHTGEKPHRCSDCGKSFTLLGNLTKHQRTHTREKPHRCKECGKRFSQSEYLKAHQQTHTREKPHCCKDCGKSFSRSVYLKAHQLIHIREKLHRCSYCGRSFTQLGSLKTHQLIHIGEKPHRCSDCGRSFTQLGSLKTHQLIHTGEKPHRCSDCGKCFTQLGNLTKHQRTHTGEKPHRCSECGRSFARIDNLKMHQLLHTGEKPHHCSDCGKSFSELRRLKKHSLIHTAVKPWRLNVQNIFIW